One window from the genome of Kryptolebias marmoratus isolate JLee-2015 linkage group LG1, ASM164957v2, whole genome shotgun sequence encodes:
- the LOC108234533 gene encoding membrane-associated phosphatidylinositol transfer protein 2 isoform X1, producing MLIKEYRIPMPMSVEEYRIAQLYMIQKKSREESCGEGSGVEIMENKPYTDGPGGAGQYTHKVYHIGMHIPSWFRSILPKAALRVEEESWNAYPYTRTRYTCPFVEKFSIDIETYYKPDTGNQADVFNLSAADKRQRTIDPIDIVADPIPPHEYMAEEDPRLYKSVKTQRGPLQDDWIEEYNNNPGKTPIMCAYKLCKVEFRYWGMQSKIERFIHDVGLRKVMVRAHRQAWCWQDEWYGLTIEDIRQLELETQLALARKMAQFCQAEEANEANGGAPSPDKDQEVKEAIISIEAEEVVARSGVETLQPRGVLTKQWSTSSRSSRSSKRGVSPSRHSISEWRMQSIARDSDDSSDEEFFDAHEDLSDGEEVFPKEIAKWNSNDLMDKIEAADTEETPDEPFKEMSVDYERAASEDRLDEESLSQQSLQPSKIHVLILVLHGGNILDTGGGDQNSKQADVNTISTAFDTVMRVHYPTALGRIAIRLVPCPAICAEAFSLVSNLSPYSYDEGCLSSSQDHIPLAALPLLATSSPQYQDAVATVIVRANQVYADFIKSLDGAAFSGQVCLIGDCVGGILGFDALCNSCPTVNESQNSSRRGSVISVQDQDLLSPGIIINCGHGSASPTLEGSRHLSRSNIDIPRTSAGDETKRQLPRKRSDSSTYELDTIKQHQAFLSSLHSSVLRNDATSRRSSSSTMLDGSSLGKFDFEVSDFFLFGSPLGLVLALRKTVIPMLDVAQLRPACQQVYNLFHPADPSASRLEPLLERKFHLLPPFSVPRYQRFPLGDGNSALLADVVQSHGGVFMDSSYPSSPITGPFSRGQRRASEVSIASQVSGMADSFTATNIANTESEQVNQTRMSSLLSQLALSSQNKFFLKNPSKARKKAEAGQAAGQAAGQAAGQAAGQAAGQATGPPDADLVIELDSSESLSPTFQYDNLFSAGLDCAISDLVSLDSQAEVDQVAARWWGTKRLDFALYCPDALTAFPTVALPHLFHASYWESTDVVSFLLRQVMRHENSSILELDGKEVSEFTPSKPREKWLRKRTHVKIRNVTANHRVNDAVFTEGDPQLITGRFMYGPLDMVTLAGEKVDLHIMTQPPSGEWVYFSTEVTNSSGRVSFNISEDKRLGIGVYPIKMVVRGDHTFADSYLTVVPRGTEFVVFSIDGSFAASVSIMGSDPKVRAGAVDVVRHWQDLGYLIIYVTGRPDMQKQRVVAWLSQHNFPHGIVSFCDGLVHDPLRHKANFLKTLTEANMKIFAGYGSTKDISVYTAIGLPPSQIFIVGRPSKKMQSQCQFIIEGYAAHLSQLEYNHRSRPAKSSSARMVLRKGSFGLGANSDFLRKRNHLLRTISSQPAPSSPTGNIHNKPERTQSQSDSERLERERLERVHSHGQGAAQRSMSITASCWGRSSSTKLEPGVFSPK from the exons ATGCTCATTAAAGAGTACCGCATCCCCATGCCCATGAGTGTGGAGGAGTACCGCATCGCCCAGCTCTATATGATCCAG aaaaagagcagagaagAGAGCTGCGGTGAAGGTAGCGGTGTGGAGATCATGGAGAATAAGCCTTACACAGATGGACCAGGTGGGGCGGGTCAGTACACCCACAAGGTCTACCACATTGGCATGCATATTCCCAGCTGGTTCCGCTCCATCCTGCCCAAAGCAGCACTGAGGGTTGAGGAGGAGTCCTGGAATGCCTACCCTTATACCCGAACCAG ATACACCTGTCCCTTCGTTGAGAAGTTCTCCATTGACATTGAGACCTACTACAAACCCGACACAGGCAATCAAGCAGACGTCTTTAACTTATCCGCAGCAGACAAAAGACAAAGGACAATTG ACCCAATCGACATAGTGGCAGATCCCATCCCTCCACATGAGTACATGGCAGAGGAAGACCCAAGGCTTTACAAGTCAGTCAAGACCCAGAGGGGTCCCCTGCAAGACGACTGGATAGAGGAGTACAACAACAACCCAGGAAAGACTCCAATCATGTGTGCCTACAAACTTTGCAAAGTGGAGTTTCGTTACTGGGGCATGCAGTCCAAGATTGAACGCTTCATTCATGATGTCG GACTCCGAAAGGTAATGGTGCGTGCCCACCGGCAGGCCTGGTGTTGGCAGGACGAGTGGTACGGTCTGACCATTGAGGACATCAGGCAGCTGGAGCTGGAAACCCAGCTGGCCTTGGCCAGGAAGATGGCCCAGTTTTGCCAGGCAGAGGAGGCCAACGAAGCCAACGGTGGCGCTCCATCTCCAGACAAAGACCAGGAGGTTAAAGAGGCAATCATCTCGATTGAAGCCGAGGAAGTGGTTGCTAGATCCGGAGTAGAAACTCTTCAACCACGAGGTGTACTCACCAAGCAGTGGTCCACCTCATCTCGATCCTCCCGCTCATCTAAGAGAGGAG TGAGCCCGTCACGTCACAGCATCTCAGAGTGGAGGATGCAGAGCATAGCGCGGGACTCCGACGACAGCTCCGACGAGGAGTTCTTTGACGCTCATG agGATCTCTCAGATGGTGAGGAGGTCTTCCCAAAAGAAATTGCCAAATGGAACTCAAACGACCTCATGGACAAGATTGAAGCTGCAGACACAGAGGAAACTCCTG atgaACCCTTTAAGGAAATGTCTGTGGATTATGAAAGAGCAGCAAGTGAAGACAGACTAGATGAG GAGAGCTTGTCTCAGCAAAGTCTGCAGCCTTCCAAGATTCATGTgctgatcctggtcctgcacGGAGGGAACATCCTGGATACAGGCGGCGGGGACCAGAACAGCAAGCAGGCCGACGTCAACACCATTAGTACAGCTTTTGACACAGTCATGCGTGTTCACTACCCCACTGCGCTGGGACGCATCGCCATCCGCTTGGTGCCCTGCCCTGCCATCTGTGCCGAGGCCTTCTCTCTGGTGTCTAA ccTGAGCCCTTATAGCTACGATGAAGGCTGTCTGTCCAGCAGTCAGGACCACATCCCGCTTGCAGCTCTGCCTCTTCTGGCCACCTCGTCGCCGCAGTACCAGGACGCCGTGGCCACTGTTATTGTTCGAGCCAACCAGGTGTACGCCGACTTCATAAAGTCTCTGGACGGGGCCGCCTTCTCTGGCCAG GTATGCCTGATTGGGGACTGCGTTGGAGGAATTTTAGGGTTTGATGCCCTGTGCAACAGCTGTCCCACAGTAAACGAAAGCCAAAACAGCAGCCGAAGGGGCAGCGTCATCAGTGTGCAG GACCAGGACCTCCTCTCTCCTGGCATCATCATAAACTGCGGACACGGATCGGCATCTCCAACGCTGGAAGGCAGCCGCCACCTCAGTCGCAGTAACATTGATATTCCTCGCACCAGTGCAGGTGATGAGACCAAGAGACAGCTGCCGCGCAAGAGAAGCGACTCCTCCACCTACGAGCTGGACACAATTAAACAACACCAGGCTTTTTTGTCCAG tttgcaTTCTAGCGTCTTGCGGAATGACGCGACCTCGCGCAGATCGAGCAGCAGCACCATGTTGGATGGATCCTCCCTGGGGAAGTTTGACTTTGAGGTGTCAgattttttcctctttggttCTCCGCTGGGCTTGGTGCTGGCCCTGAGGAAGACCGTCATCCCAATGTTGGATG TGGCCCAGCTGAGGCCTGCGTGTCAGCAGGTCTATAACTTGTTCCACCCAGCTGATCCCTCGGCCTCCCGTCTGGAGCCTCTTCTGGAGCGGAAATTTCACCTTCTCCCTCCCTTCAGCGTACCCCGTTATCAACGCTTTCCCCTGGGGGATGGAAACTCTGCCCTGCTGG CGGATGTTGTTCAGTCTCATGGTGGTGTCTTCATGGACAGTTCGTACCCCTCATCCCCTATAACGGGCCCCTTCTCCCGGGGCCAGCGGAGAGCCAGTGAGGTCAGCATTGCCAGCCAGGTCTCAGGAATGGCAGACAGTTTCACTGCCACCAACATAGCCAACA CCGAATCAGAGCAGGTTAACCAAACCAGAATGTCCAGTCTTTTGTCCCAGCTTGCTCTATCGTCACAAAACAAATTCTTCTTGAAAAATCCCTCTAAGGCCCGTAAGAAAGCAGAGGCGGGCCAGGCTGCGGGCCAGGCTGCGGGCCAGGCTGCGGGCCAGGCTGCGGGCCAGGCTGCGGGCCAGGCTACGGGACCTCCCGATGCAGACCTAGTAATCGAGCTGGACTCTAGCGAAAGTCTAAGTCCCACCTTTCAGTACGATAACCTCTTCTCAGCGGGGCTGGACTGTGCTATAAGTGATCTGGTCTCACTGGACTCCCAAGCTGAAGTTGATCAAG TTGCAGCACGTTGGTGGGGCACAAAGCGGCTGGACTTTGCCCTGTACTGCCCCGATGCTCTGACCGCTTTCCCCACTGTTGCTTTGCCGCACCTCTTTCACGCATCGTACTGGGAGTCCACCGATGTCGTGTCTTTTCTACTGAGGCAG GTCATGAGGCATGAAAACTCGAGCATTCTGGAGCTCGACGGGAAAGAAGTGTCTGAGTTTACCCCCTCTAAACCTCGAGAGAAGTGGCTCCGTAAGAGGACTCACGTCAAGATCAGG AATGTGACTGCCAACCACCGCGTGAACGATGCCGTGTTCACCGAAGGCGACCCACAGCTCATAACGGGTCGCTTCATGTACGGTCCTCTGGACATGGTGACTTTAGCCGGGGAGAAG GTTGACCTCCACATCATGACGCAGCCTCCATCAGGAGAATGGGTGTACTTCAGCACAGAGGTGACCAACAGCAGCGGTCGGGTGTCTTTTAACATCTCGGAGGACAAGCGCCTGGGCATCGGAGTCTATCCCATCAAAATGGTCGTCAG AGGTGACCACACGTTTGCAGACAGCTACCTGACTGTTGTTCCACGTGGCACAGAGTTTGTCGTCTTCAGCATCGATGGTTCGTTTGCTGCCAGCGTGTCCATCATGGGCAGTGATCCCAAAGTGCGAGCAGGAGCTGTGGATGTCGTCAG ACACTGGCAGGATTTAGGCTATTTGATCATTTATGTGACCGGACGTCCAGACATGCAGAAGCAGCGGGTGGTGGCCTGGTTGTCTCAGCACAACTTCCCTCATGGCATTGTCTCCTTCTGCGACGGCCTGGTCCACGACCCGCTCAGACACAAGGCCAACTTCCTCAAGACCCTGACAGAG gcGAACATGAAGATTTTTGCTGGATATGGATCAACCAAAGATATCTCTGTCTACACCGCGATTGGCCTTCCTCCTTCTCAAATCTTCATCGTCGGCAGACCCTCCAAGAAGATGCAGAGCCAGTGCCAG TTCATCATAGAGGGATATGCAGCCCATCTGTCCCAGCTGGAGTACAACCACCGTTCTCGGCCAGCCAAGTCCAGCAGCGCACGCATGGTCCTCCGTAAAGGAAGCTTTGGCTTAGGAGCGAACAGCGACTTCCTGAGAAAAAGGAACCACCTGTTGCGCACCATCTCCTCGCAGCCAGCCCCCAGCTCCCCGACAGGCAACATCCACAACAAGCCCGAGCGCACGCAGAGCCAATCGGACAGCGAGCGGCTGGAGCGGGAGCGTCTGGAGCGCGTTCACAGCCACGGCCAGGGAGCGGCGCAGCGCAGCATGAGCATCACCGCGAGCTGCTGGggccgcagcagcagcaccaaGCTGGAACCTGGTGTTTTTAGCCCAAAGTGA